In a genomic window of Syntrophorhabdaceae bacterium:
- a CDS encoding chemotaxis protein CheW encodes MSGEKGSGEIRCWREIGISGDLSCPKLVDIIHCRNCEEYNRAGRRLFDREIPEGFLDEWTKNIAGIKGADIEETLSVIVFRVNSEWLALKTVCLEEAAAIRPVHHVPLRTNNIFKGVVNVNGELLLCMSVADLLDYAIEGQAGQPAERVFQRMLVVRIESERYVFPVDEVLGIYRVCLSAMGEPPATMAKSPTSLIKGIFNLEERRIGLVDEDGLRRTLKRSLLS; translated from the coding sequence ATGAGCGGGGAGAAGGGGTCCGGGGAAATAAGATGTTGGCGGGAAATCGGGATTTCCGGGGATTTATCATGCCCCAAACTTGTCGATATCATCCATTGCCGTAATTGTGAAGAATATAACCGGGCAGGGAGGCGTCTTTTTGATAGGGAGATCCCGGAGGGTTTTCTGGATGAATGGACAAAAAACATCGCGGGGATAAAAGGGGCCGACATTGAAGAAACCCTTTCGGTCATCGTCTTTCGGGTGAATAGCGAATGGCTTGCCTTGAAAACAGTCTGTCTCGAGGAGGCGGCGGCCATCCGTCCGGTCCATCATGTACCTCTGCGTACGAATAATATATTTAAAGGCGTAGTCAACGTGAACGGGGAGCTGCTCCTGTGCATGTCGGTGGCGGACCTCCTCGATTATGCCATAGAAGGTCAGGCAGGGCAACCCGCGGAACGGGTATTCCAACGCATGCTTGTGGTGAGGATCGAGTCGGAGCGTTATGTATTTCCCGTCGATGAGGTGCTCGGGATTTACCGGGTTTGCCTGAGCGCGATGGGCGAGCCTCCCGCAACCATGGCAAAATCACCAACCAGCCTGATCAAAGGTATCTTCAACCTCGAGGAGAGAAGAATAGGCCTTGTGGACGAGGACGGGTTGCGCCGGACATTAAAAAGGAGTCTCCTCTCGTGA
- a CDS encoding CheR family methyltransferase — translation MSRYGEAERFLTDAIGLDPEVMGSRVIRNEVDSLMRALGTDDLTECLKELVSNEEKMGSFIEKIVVPETWFFRDRESFKFLKQYAGEILAGASGPLRVLSAPCSTGEEPFSIAMTLYEAGVTPGDFHIDAVDISKAALRIAAAAEYGRTSFRGGTKYYEEKYFIPKGERLQVIPFIAERVTFHQDNILGKTFFADEESYRIIFCKNLLIYLNPEARRRLFARLNRILMPDGVLFTGHSELASFLQNGFEAVSFSRSFACVKQGPAARTDVPGGRPTGPAKKDEERTLTRRRVKKPLAAEERKKAPEDEASVGEKKSLAPSLDGIRRLADRGSLSDARELCSRYLRDNGADKEAYCLMGLISQAEKKSDEAEAYFLKTLYLDPMFYDALLHMSLLCEQRGDPARAEIFRQRMRRIEDAEKNRRKEP, via the coding sequence GTGAGCAGGTATGGCGAGGCTGAAAGATTTCTGACGGACGCCATAGGGCTTGACCCCGAGGTGATGGGCTCGCGGGTAATCAGGAACGAAGTCGATTCACTGATGAGGGCGCTGGGAACTGATGATTTGACGGAGTGCCTTAAAGAGCTTGTCTCGAACGAAGAAAAGATGGGGAGCTTCATCGAGAAGATCGTAGTCCCCGAAACCTGGTTTTTCCGGGATAGGGAATCTTTTAAATTTCTGAAGCAATATGCCGGCGAAATTCTCGCCGGAGCATCCGGGCCCCTCAGGGTGCTGTCCGCTCCCTGCTCCACCGGCGAGGAGCCGTTCTCCATCGCCATGACCTTGTATGAGGCGGGAGTAACCCCCGGCGATTTCCACATAGATGCCGTCGATATCAGTAAAGCTGCGCTCCGCATTGCCGCAGCCGCGGAATACGGCAGGACTTCATTCAGGGGCGGGACGAAGTACTACGAAGAGAAGTATTTCATCCCCAAAGGAGAACGACTTCAGGTAATCCCCTTTATTGCGGAACGTGTCACTTTTCATCAGGACAATATTCTGGGCAAGACTTTTTTCGCCGACGAAGAATCCTACCGGATCATATTCTGCAAGAACCTGCTCATCTACCTCAATCCTGAGGCGCGGCGCAGGCTGTTTGCCCGTCTTAACAGAATCCTCATGCCCGATGGCGTCCTCTTTACCGGTCACTCGGAGCTTGCCTCTTTTCTTCAGAACGGTTTTGAGGCAGTCTCCTTTTCCAGGTCCTTCGCCTGCGTGAAACAAGGACCTGCGGCGCGGACTGATGTTCCCGGCGGGCGGCCGACCGGGCCGGCAAAAAAAGATGAGGAGCGGACCCTTACGAGAAGAAGAGTGAAGAAACCTCTCGCGGCAGAGGAACGCAAAAAGGCCCCGGAAGACGAAGCTTCGGTGGGTGAGAAAAAATCCCTCGCCCCGTCTCTCGATGGGATCCGCAGATTGGCGGACCGCGGTTCTCTTTCCGATGCGCGGGAGCTCTGCTCGAGATATTTGAGGGATAACGGCGCCGACAAAGAGGCATACTGCCTCATGGGTCTTATAAGCCAGGCCGAGAAAAAATCGGATGAAGCAGAGGCTTATTTTTTGAAGACCCTTTATCTGGACCCCATGTTTTACGATGCCCTCCTTCATATGTCCCTTTTATGCGAACAAAGAGGCGACCCTGCAAGGGCGGAGATTTTCAGACAGCGTATGAGAAGGATTGAGGACGCTGAGAAGAATCGAAGGAAGGAACCATGA
- a CDS encoding chemotaxis protein CheW, whose amino-acid sequence MLFLLFQIRSEHYCMDVSRVIEVVPMVRFNLLPHAPPYVAGLFNYRGTIVPVIDLSALLYEEPCRPLLSTRILLVDYTGADKKHHILGLLVERATETVSCKAEDFTPPGIEVEGARFLGDAMYRSDGMVQRVEVERILPENVQAYLFAAGREEE is encoded by the coding sequence ATGCTTTTTCTTCTCTTTCAAATCAGAAGTGAGCATTACTGCATGGATGTCTCCCGGGTCATAGAAGTAGTGCCCATGGTGCGGTTTAATCTCCTTCCTCATGCACCCCCTTATGTGGCAGGACTCTTCAACTACAGGGGAACCATCGTCCCCGTGATAGACCTCTCCGCCCTTCTTTATGAAGAGCCGTGCCGTCCTCTCCTCAGCACGCGCATCCTCCTTGTCGATTATACGGGAGCGGACAAAAAACACCATATTCTCGGCCTACTGGTCGAACGGGCGACAGAGACGGTATCTTGCAAGGCGGAAGATTTCACGCCACCGGGCATAGAGGTCGAAGGGGCGCGTTTTCTCGGAGATGCGATGTACAGGTCAGATGGAATGGTCCAGAGGGTAGAGGTGGAGCGTATACTTCCAGAGAATGTGCAAGCATATCTCTTTGCCGCCGGGAGAGAAGAAGAGTGA